A window of the Brassica napus cultivar Da-Ae chromosome A2, Da-Ae, whole genome shotgun sequence genome harbors these coding sequences:
- the LOC106430050 gene encoding probable 2-oxoglutarate-dependent dioxygenase AOP1: MGSDSTPQLPVIYLSDQTLKPGSEKWVEVRNDVRKALEDYGAFEVSYDRVSEELKQSVLEAMKELFELPVEAKRRNVSPKPYTGYSTHNGLSESLGIQDAEVLEKVNEFTQLLRPDFEGNKSISETIQKFSEKLAELDVMVRRMVMESFGIEKYFDEHLKSTNYRLRLMKYIAPPDVDTNVAAGANDAGDGSNDAGASDNANVVADTSDIASGIANVHINDDANIGATANGDIGADVDAKTSDFASVESKADVSTNVNANADANANTGTLSSAGVGDSVTANGGADDEEKKLGLPSHTDKNLFTVLYQYEIEGLEVLTKDEKWIRLKPSHNSFVVMAGDSVYALMNGRLFRPFHRVRVTEKKKTRYSIALFSTPNAGYIIEPPKELVDEKHPRVFKPFTYVDLMSFYHTEGGRRARSTLHAYCAVSEA, translated from the exons ATGGGTTCAGACAGTACTCCCCAACTTCCAGTGATCTATCTCTCGGACCAAACCCTAAAACCAGGAAGTGAGAAGTGGGTTGAAGTGAGGAATGATGTCCGTAAAGCTCTTGAAGACTACGGAGCTTTCGAGGTGTCATATGATAGAGTGTCAGAGGAGCTAAAGCAATCGGTTTTGGAAGCCATGAAAGAGCTTTTCGAGTTACCAGTTGAGGCTAAACGGAGGAACGTGTCTCCAAAACCCTACACTGGATACTCGACTCATAATGGTCTTTCCGAGAGTTTGGGGATCCAGGATGCCGAGGTTTTGGAGAAAGTTAACGAATTTACTCAACTGCTACGCCCTGATTTTGAGGGTAACAAGAGTATCAG CGAAACAATCCAGAAGTTTTCAGAGAAGCTAGCAGAATTGGATGTAATGGTGAGAAGAATGGTTATGGAGAGCTTTGGGATAGAGAAGTACTTTGATGAACACCTCAAGTCAACGAATTACCGTCTGCGACTGATGAAGTATATAGCACCTCCTGATGTTGATACTAATGTTGCAGCGGGTGCTAATGATGCTGGTGATGGTTCTAATGATGCTGGTGCTAGTGATAATGCCAATGTTGTTGCTGATACTAGTGATATTGCTAGTGGTATTGCTAATGTTCATATTAATGATGACGCCAATATTGGTGCTACGGCTAATGGCGACATTGGTGCTGATGTTGATGCTAAAACTAGTGATTTTGCTAGTGTTGAGTCTAAAGCCGACGTTAGTACCAATGTTAATGCTAATGCTGATGCCAATGCTAATACTGGTACTCTCAGTAGTGCTGGTGTTGGTGATAGTGTTACAGCTAATGGTGGTGCTGatgatgaggagaagaaattgGGTTTACCTTCTCATACTGATAAAAATCTTTTCACTGTGCTTTATCAATATGAGATTGAAGGTTTGGAGGTGTTAACCAAAGATGAAAAGTGGATCAGACTGAAACCATCTCATAACTCTTTCGTTGTTATGGCTGGAGATTCTGTATAT GCACTTATGAATGGTAGACTATTTCGTCCTTTTCATCGAGTGAGAGTAACAGAGAAAAAGAAGACAAGATATTCAATAGCATTGTTCTCGACTCCAAACGCAGGCTACATCATAGAACCACCAAAAGAACTTGTGGACGAAAAGCATCCACGAGTCTTCAAACCATTCACTTATGTTGACTTGATGAGTTTCTATCACACTGAGGGTGGTCGTAGAGCTCGTTCTACTCTTCATGCTTATTGCGCCGTCTCTGAAGCATGA
- the LOC106430053 gene encoding serine/threonine-protein phosphatase BSL1 — translation MGTKPFVHPAPQYKTIETFWDEEEDAPGPRCAHTLTAVAATKTHGPRLILFGGATAIEGGNSPSVPGIRLAGVTNSVHSYDVLTRKWTRLKPAGEPPSPRAAHAAAAVGTMVVFQGGIGPAGHSTDDLYVLDMTNDKYKWHRVVVQGEGPGPRYGHVMDLVSQRYLVTVTGNDGKRALSDAWALDTAQKPYAWQRLNPDGDRPSARMYASGSARSDGMFLLCGGRDTLGVPQGDAYGLLMHRNGQWEWTLAPGVAPSPRYQHAAVFVGARLHVSGGVLRGGRVIDAEACVAVLDTAAGVWLDKNGQVTSARGSKVQMDQDPSFELMRRCRHGAASVGIRIYVHGGLRGDVLLDDFLVAENSTFQSDISSPLSASSDRTQQSSTPRFSYAARPPSGSEPASEGMSLDENSLEKLTEASAAEAQVASSVWRAAQLSSASLDEEPSASDGSSPTVETITDYPETEGDVRLHPRAVVVAKETVGSLGGMVRQLSLDQFQNESRRMVPMNNSDVPQPTKKFTRQRSPQGLHKKVISALLRPRNWKPPGNRKFFLDSYEVGELCYAAEQIFMHEQTVLQLKAPIKVFGDLHGQFGDLMRLFDEYGFPSTAGDVTYIDYLFLGDYVDRGQHSLETITLLLALKIEYPENVHLIRGNHEAADINALFGFRLECIERMGENDGIWAWTRFNQLFNYLPLAALIENKIICMHGGIGRSISSVEQIEKIERPITMDAGSLILMDLLWSDPTENDSIEGLRPNARGPGLVTFGPDRVTEFCKKNKLQLIIRAHECVMDGFERFAQGQLITLFSATNYCGTANNAGAILVVGRGLVIVPKLIHPLPPPILSPENSPEHSGDDAWMQELNIQRPPTPTRGRPQPDFDRSSLAYI, via the exons ATGGGCACGAAACCGTTTGTACATCCAGCTCCTCAGTACAAAACCATAGAAACCTTTTGGGACGAGGAAGAAGACGCCCCTGGTCCTAGATGCGCTCATACACTTACAGCCGTTGCAGCTACCAAGACTCACGGCCCTCGTCTCATACTCTTCGGCGGCGCCACCGCTATTGAGGGCGGGAACTCTCCCTCCGTACCTGGGATCA GGTTAGCTGGTGTCACCAACTCGGTTCATTCTTATGATGTTCTCACTAGGAAGTGGACAAG GCTTAAACCGGCTGGTGAGCCTCCTTCCCCTAGGGCTGCTCACGCCGCAGCTGCTGTTGGCACCATGGTCGTTTTTCAG GGTGGCATTGGCCCAGCCGGGCATTCTACGGATGATCTTTACGTTCTTGACATGACTAATGATAAGTACAAGTGGCATAG GGTGGTAGTTCAAGGGGAGGGTCCAGGCCCTCGCTATGGTCATGTTATGGATTTAGTTTCTCAGAGGTATCTTGTCACCGTCACCGGAAATGATG GGAAACGAGCTCTCTCTGACGCTTGGGCATTGGATACAGCTCAGAAACCATATGCATGGCAGAGATTGAACCCTGATGGTGACCGACCAAGTGCTAGGAT GTATGCTTCTGGCAGTGCTCGTTCTGATGGCATGTTTTTACTCTGCGGGGGAAGAGACACCTTGGGGGTG CCACAGGGAGATGCTTACGGTTTACTCATGCATAGAAATGGTCAGTGGGAATGGACTCTGGCTCCAGGTGTGGCCCCTTCTCCAAGATACCAGCATGCAGCG GTATTTGTAGGTGCAAGATTGCATGTCAGCGGTGGCGTTCTGAGAGGAGGCCGCGTGATAGATGCTGAAGCATGTGTTGCAG TGCTTGATACTGCTGCCGGTGTATGGTTGGACAAAAATGGGCAAGTGACCTCTGCGCGTGGCAGTAAAGTACAAATGGATCAAGATCCGTCTTTTGAACTTATGAGACGCTGTCGCCATGGTGCTGCATCAGTTGGTATCCGTATCTATGTACATGGTGGTCTTAGAGGAG ATGTGTTGCTTGACGATTTTCTAGTCGCTGAAAATTCAACATTCCAGTCAGACATCAGTTCTCCTCTGTCAGCATCATCAGATAGAACCCAACAAAGCTCTACTCCCAGGTTTTCTTATGCCGCACGACCTCCTTCAGGCTCTGAACCAGCATCCGAAGGAATGAG CTTGGATGAAAATTCCTTGGAGAAATTGACGGAGGCTTCTGCGGCCGAAGCCCAAGTAGCTAGTTCTGTTTGGCGAGCTGCACAATTAAGTTCTGCTTCTCTAGATGAAGAACCCTCTGCATCTGATGGCAGCTCTCCAACAGTAGAAACCATTACTGATTATCCTGAAACTGAAGGAGATGTCCGGCTTCATCCAAGAGCT GTTGTGGTAGCAAAGGAGACGGTAGGCAGTCTAGGCGGCATGGTGAGACAGCTAAGCTTGGATCAGTTTCAGAACGAGAGCCGGCGGATGGTTCCCATGAATAATAGCGATGTGCCACAACCCACCAAGAAGTTCACGCGACAGAGGTCTCCTCAAGGCCTGCATAAAAAG GTCATTTCTGCTTTGTTGAGACCTCGAAACTGGAAACCTCCTGGGAATAGGAAGTTTTTCTTGGATTCTTACGAAGTTGGGGAACTCTGTTACGCTGCTGAACAAATATTTATGCATGAGCAAACGGTTCTTCAGCTAAAAGCTCCTATTAAAGTCTTTGGTGATCTCCATGGGCAATTCGGCGATTTGATGCGGTTGTTTGATGAGTATGGATTCCCTTCAACAGCTGGAGATGTCAC GtatattgattatttatttttgggagATTATGTCGACCGGGGGCAACACAGCCTGGAGACTATAACTTTGCTGCTTGCATTGAAG ATTGAATATCCGGAGAATGTTCACTTGATTCGTGGAAATCACGAGGCTGCTGATATCAATGCCCTATTTGGTTTCCGTCTTGAGTGCATAGAAAGAATG ggAGAGAATGATGGGATCTGGGCGTGGACAAGATTCAATCAACTTTTCAATTATCTTCCCCTGGCTGCTCTCATCGAGAACAAAATTATATGTATGCATGGTGGGATTGGGAGGTCAATCAGTTCAGTGGAGCAGATCGAAAAAATCGAAAGGCCAATAACAATGGATGCTGGATCCCTTATTCTTATGGATTTATTATG GTCTGATCCTACAGAGAATGATAGTATAGAGGGTTTGAGACCAAACGCCAGAGGACCCGGACTTGTCACGTTTGGG CCTGATCGAGTTACAGAGTTCTGTAAGAAGAATAAACTACAGCTAATTATCAGAGCCCATGAATGTGTAATGGATGGATTCGAAAGATTTGCACAGGGGCAGTTGATTACGCTTTTCTCGGCCACAAATTACTGCG GAACCGCGAACAATGCGGGAGCTATATTGGTGGTTGGCAGAGGACTGGTGATTGTTCCCAAGCTGATTCATCCTCTTCCACCTCCCATCTTATCTCCAGAGAATTCTCCTGAACATTCTGGAGACGATGCTTGGATGCAG GAGCTAAATATCCAGAGACCGCCTACTCCAACACGAGGGAGGCCACAACCGGACTTTGACAGAAGCTCGCTTGCATACATCTAA